The genome window CGCTCAAGCTCTAAAGACCCTTTATTGATCTCCGCCCGCGTTATTCCACCGTCGAAAAGTGGATATGAGAGCCGCAGGCCAATATTCCAGTTATCCTTGAATGAAAAGGAGTCTCCTGCTTTTTCTGTGAAATCGCCGGCCAGATCCAGAGAAGGGAGACGCTTTCCCTTGGTCAAATCCAGCTTGGCCTGCTGAAGTTCCGCCTGAGCACTGGCCTTCCGGTATTCCGGACGTTGTTGCAAAGCTACCTTCACCCCTTCGGCCTCCTGTGAATGTACTTTTAAAAAAAGAGGTTCCCCGGCGATAGTGAATTGCGGATATGTCTCGTCCGCTCCCATCAATGTCCGGAGCAACGCGTATGTAGCCGCCAAGGCGTTCTGTGCTTCCAGCGCCTGCTGCCTGGTATGGGACAACTCCACATCAGTTTTCATGAGTTCCACCCGCGCTAACTTGCCGGCCTTGACAAATTGATCAGTGACCCTGCGATGCTCTTCAAGCTGCTTTACCATCTGCTCACGCGCCTTGAGAATCGCCTCCAACTCCAGTATCTTGCAGTACGTGCTTGTCAGGTTGTAGACGAGTTCCTGCTTGCCCTGGCGAAAGGTTCCCTCCGTGACCATCTTGGTGATCTTGGCTATATCAATATTTTTTTCGAGTCGTCCGCCCCGGTAAAGGGGAATTTTAAGTGAGACTCCTGCATCGTAGATGTCTTTATCAAAGTCAGGGAAACTACTGTTTTGCGGCGAGCCAGCTATGGGGGAAATGGCGGTGGGATAGCGGTAACGCGTAATGCCGGCTCCCAGATCAACTTTTGGCCACCGCTCTCCTTTTGCTGCATTGATAGCATATTCAGTCGCTTTGACATCCTTCCCAAGCCCGGTTAGCCTCGGTTCGTTCTTCAGGGCAAACTCGATCACTTGGGGAAGGTTGTAGGTGGGTGTATCAGTTTTTGCTAAAGCCATTGACGGTAATAGAAAAATTCCAATCATAGCCATTATCTTTTTCATTTTTGCCTCCCAACGATATTGCTATCATAAGTCAAATAATCCTCATAACCATGCCACAGCATCATCCCCTCATCTACGAGAGGAAAGGAAAAGTCGCTTACCAGCCACTTTAAAGTTATCGCCTGCACCATTCCAATCATCACCATGGCGGAGGACTTAGAGTCCACAGCCTTCCTGATGTTGCCGATTTTCTTCCCTTTTTCGATGACGTTTACCTGACAGTCAGAATAAGTATCAAGCAGGTAATCAATCTTTCTCTGCGATGCACTTCCGGCTTTGAGGATTCCTCCTGAAAAAGCTAGACGTGCAATCCCTTTCCTGGTCTCCAGGAAATCAAGATGGAGGAGATAAAACCGCTTTAGGCTGATAAGTGGAGAAGGATCGCTTTCGTAGAGAAACGTCAGGTTCTTCATCAATTCTAGGTGGACCTTCGTAACCATTTCTTCGGTGATTTCATCATTGTCCTTAAAATGCCGATATATATCGCTTGTTGACACTCCGGTCTCCCGTGCAATGGCGCCTATCGTTAGTGCATTAATCCCTTCACCGGCAGCAAGGATGTAAAATGCGGCACGAACGATCTGCTCCCGTCGTGCGCTATTTTGAACTTTTGAAACGATATGGGACATATACCCTCCATAGGAAAGTAAATGCTCACTTACCTATATCATAAATGTTTTACCACTTTATGCTTCAGCATTTAGTTGTTATGGCAGCAGCAAAGGTCATCCAAAGTATTTCTACCTCAGCGGACAAAGAATTGGAAAAGTCGTTCATGACCCACTGGATAGCAGTAAAGTTAATCGTACCAATAAACATGCTTGTCAAAACACCGGGATCCAGTTTCCGGTTAATAATACCGGCATCCTGCGCCTGAGAGATGATGGAGCAAATACCTCTGGAGTACTGTGCGATGTTGTGTCTGACCTTCGTCCGGAGGTTCTTGTTCAATACCAGCACTTCATCAGAAAAAATTAAGCGGGGAATACCGATATGTTCTTCTATGTAAGACAGGTGGCGTTTAAAGATTTCTGCCAGTTTTTGCAGCGGATCATCAATCTCTGAAGCTGCATCAAGCAACGATTCCAGGTCTTTCCCTATCTTATCAATCACCGCAATAAAAATTTCTTCCTTGTTTTTGAAGTGGCGGTAAATATTGCCCTCGGAAATACCAGTGGCAGAGGCAATCTCCGCTGTAGTCGCCCCGTTTATACCCTTCTGCCCGATAACCTTCAAAGCAGCCTCAGTAATCTGGCTCTGCCTAACCTCAGTTGTTTCCCTTATTCTGACTGCCATCACATTTCCTTTCACTATGTGCAAGTGAGCATTTGCTTGCATATAACAATATAAAACGAATTCCCACTTTGACCTAGGTCAAAATTTGTAATTTTTCTCAACGATTTTTTTAAAACATCCCTTCTCAATTTATTAGCGCCATCTGTATTCTAAAGCCTCTAAATAGATTCTCTTTCGATGATCCCTTGCGGATTTATCAAGCGTCTTTACGATACAACAATGTCCCAAGTGGCAGTTTGACCTATATCAAGAAAGGGTCGAAAGCATAAAATACGAATCGGTTGCCTGAAACAATGAGCGCCCCGCAGTAGACCGCGAGGCGCTCATTGCTCAACCCAGTTATTATTCTGTTACCCCAACATCGCCTTCATATCGGCATCGACCGTGGTGATCGGCCCGACATTGAAGTTCTCCACCAGGAAGGCTAGCAC of Geobacter sp. contains these proteins:
- a CDS encoding TolC family protein — translated: MKKIMAMIGIFLLPSMALAKTDTPTYNLPQVIEFALKNEPRLTGLGKDVKATEYAINAAKGERWPKVDLGAGITRYRYPTAISPIAGSPQNSSFPDFDKDIYDAGVSLKIPLYRGGRLEKNIDIAKITKMVTEGTFRQGKQELVYNLTSTYCKILELEAILKAREQMVKQLEEHRRVTDQFVKAGKLARVELMKTDVELSHTRQQALEAQNALAATYALLRTLMGADETYPQFTIAGEPLFLKVHSQEAEGVKVALQQRPEYRKASAQAELQQAKLDLTKGKRLPSLDLAGDFTEKAGDSFSFKDNWNIGLRLSYPLFDGGITRAEINKGSLELERSQEELRAVRLLIVQEVKVAFLGVSDAEKRVSVSKEAISAAEENLRVEQLKYETGDGTTKDVIDAQTALLRSITDWHQASYDLLTAQAALEKALGSNVPEEVDSR
- a CDS encoding TetR family transcriptional regulator, whose translation is MSHIVSKVQNSARREQIVRAAFYILAAGEGINALTIGAIARETGVSTSDIYRHFKDNDEITEEMVTKVHLELMKNLTFLYESDPSPLISLKRFYLLHLDFLETRKGIARLAFSGGILKAGSASQRKIDYLLDTYSDCQVNVIEKGKKIGNIRKAVDSKSSAMVMIGMVQAITLKWLVSDFSFPLVDEGMMLWHGYEDYLTYDSNIVGRQK
- a CDS encoding TetR family transcriptional regulator, which gives rise to MAVRIRETTEVRQSQITEAALKVIGQKGINGATTAEIASATGISEGNIYRHFKNKEEIFIAVIDKIGKDLESLLDAASEIDDPLQKLAEIFKRHLSYIEEHIGIPRLIFSDEVLVLNKNLRTKVRHNIAQYSRGICSIISQAQDAGIINRKLDPGVLTSMFIGTINFTAIQWVMNDFSNSLSAEVEILWMTFAAAITTKC